A region of Dictyostelium discoideum AX4 chromosome 1 chromosome, whole genome shotgun sequence DNA encodes the following proteins:
- the paf1 gene encoding RNA polymerase II-associated factor 1 — protein sequence MNTTTSSSSNNTTAQQANSGNGNIGGTALYNNNTAGVRPPPPPPSSSSSSSSQTNKSHTNNNHHHHHHHHHHKRDISTSSSQNSINNSNSNNSNSSNNNINKDPINSKISEFQCKLKFQNSLPEIPFEPKFLKLSSDFQRFTQYKTTSLERQYKHPLLTEPQLGIPIDLIDPSVYNTPKSPIQVPPGDEPLLKPLSQQDLEEKNSSAIFKKKSEIRPNVGWLRRTEYLSKSDENTFGRPTKRISTSGELLTSSSSGSNTPNNKQLSLAQEQLSDSVLVENTFDICASDYQFVHPTNPSLKPVSVLQVFPDFDLWANSFTEVTFDSDPLDHFLPKDLRSDKVQEYASRHNEVRNKAIVKGITDKFVYFITPDLKENYDVNNNNDFEIDDSQYKMQKVLTSDIITDATSQNYFFLVKNDAVYYNPLKNRVNLKKIKSKDDKLLVRTKIGRPESITYKKRPQNSKELDAKEIIINDLLQEEKAPFSNKKLKRSNKLSDDEDI from the coding sequence atgaatacaacaacttcatcatcatcaaataatacaacaGCACAACAAGCAAATAGCGGAAATGGAAATATAGGAGGAACAGCcctatataataataatacggCTGGTGTAagaccaccaccaccaccaccatcatcatcatcatcatcatcatcacaaacTAATAAATCacatactaataataatcatcaccaccatcaccaccatcatcatcataaaaGAGATATATcgacatcatcatcacaaaatagtataaataatagtaatagtaataatagtaatagtagtaataataatataaataaagatcCGATTAATAGTAAAATATCAGAATTTCaatgtaaattaaaatttcaaaattcatTACCAGAGATACCATTTGaaccaaaatttttaaagttatCATCAGATTTTCAAAGATTTACACAATATAAAACCACATCATTAGAACGTCAATATAAACATCCATTACTTACGGAACCACAATTGGGTATACCAATTGACTTGATTGATCCGTCAGTTTACAATACACCAAAATCACCCATTCAAGTACCACCAGGTGAtgaaccattattaaaaccattatCACAACAAGATTTGGAAGAGAAGAATTCATCAgcaatatttaaaaagaaatcagaGATTAGACCAAACGTTGGTTGGCTTAGAAGAACAGAATATCTATCAAAGAGTGATGAGAATACATTTGGTAGACCCACCAAACGTATTAGTACAAGTGGTGAATTgttaacatcatcatcatccggTTCCAACACACCAAACAATAAACAGTTATCATTGGCTCAAGAACAGTTGAGTGATAGTGTATTGGTTGAAAACACATTTGATATTTGTGCATCGGATTATCAATTCGTCCATCCAACCAATCCATCACTTAAACCAGTTAGTGTTTTACAAGTTTTCCCAGATTTCGATCTTTGGGCAAACTCATTCACCGAGGTAACTTTTGATAGTGACCCATTGGATCATTTCTTACCAAAAGATTTACGTTCTGATAAAGTTCAAGAATATGCTTCACGTCATAATGAAGTTAGAAATAAAGCAATCGTAAAAGGTATCACTGATAAATTTGTTTACTTTATCACACCAGATCTAAAGGAAAACTATGATGTaaacaataacaatgattttgaaatcgATGATTCACAATATAAAATGCAAAAAGTACTCACATCTGATATCATCACTGATGCCACCTCTCAAAATTACTTTTTCCTTGTTAAAAATGATGCCGTTTATTATAATCCACTCAAGAATCGTGTCAATCTTaagaaaatcaaatcaaaagatGATAAACTTTTAGTTAGAACTAAAATTGGTCGTCCTGAATCAATCACCTATAAAAAGAGACCACAAAATTCTAAAGAATTAGATGcaaaagaaatcattataaatgatttattacaagaagaaaaagctccattttcaaataaaaaattaaaaagatcaaataaattatctgatgatgaagatatttaa
- a CDS encoding osmotically inducible family protein codes for MSISNKIIGSAKSIWGKGGFFKGTGTVSSTSSKAFSVGLETPASAKNFILNSPNKYTDNENNTNPEELLCASHSACLAITFSSILGKHKYEATHIEADAKCTMEITPSGFVVTNIDLTLNATIPNIENEKFQELALIAKDACPISKLMNGNVKVSLKSTLNN; via the exons ATGAGCAttagtaataaaattattggatCAGCTAAATCCATTTGGGGAAAAGGTGGATTTTTTAAAGGTACAGGTACAGTTTCTAGTACATCATCAAAAGCATTCAGTGTTGGATTAGAAACGCCAGCATCTGctaaaaactttattttaaattctccAAATAAATATACTGATAATGAAAACAATACAAACCCAGAAG AATTATTATGTGCATCACATTCAGCATGTTTAGCTATCACATTTTCAAGTATTTTAGGTAAACATAAATATGAAGCAACACATATTGAAGCAGATGCAAAATGTACAATGGAAATAACACCAAGTGGATTCGTTGTAactaatattgatttaacatTAAATGCAACCATaccaaatattgaaaatgaaaaatttcaAGAATTGGCATTAATTGCAAAAGATGCATgtccaatttcaaaattaatgaatGGAAATGTTAAAgtttctttaaaatcaactttaaataattaa
- the ebp gene encoding hypothetical protein, with the protein MEIFAFVPLAVLTALCVVISLFVKREKLVVFWLLWSGLIHIILEGSYGFFAHEVTKASTVSFTEKMLELVPLENAWNPHWYAQLYSQYAKYDLRYAIQDPMVVFFCFLELVQGAACFLLVICVIKQARIRHALQIFLCSIQGLGTVFYFITPYIYGLWEQQISSDPFELWVYVVGLNGLWLLVPIILTIQSFIAINKQFSIVESTTKDAKFISRKPKTA; encoded by the coding sequence atggAAATTTTTGCATTTGTACCATTAGCAGTGTTAACAGCATTATGTGTTGTTATTTCACTCTTTGTTAAAAGAGAGAAATTAGTAGTTTTCTGGTTATTATGGTCAGGTTTAATTCACATTATCTTGGAAGGTTCATATGGTTTCTTTGCACATGAAGTCACCAAAGCATCAACTGTTTCATTCACAGAGAAAATGTTAGAATTAGTTCCATTAGAGAATGCATGGAATCCACATTGGTACGCTCAATTATATTCACAATATGCTAAATACGATTTACGTTACGCTATTCAAGATCCAATGGTAGttttcttttgtttcttGGAATTGGTTCAAGGTGCAGCATGTTTCCTTTTAGTTATCTGTGTTATTAAACAAGCAAGAATTCGTCACGCTCTTCAAATCTTTTTATGCTCCATTCAAGGTTTAGGTACAGTTTTCTACTTTATCACTCCATACATCTATGGTCTTTGGGAACAACAAATCTCCTCTGATCCATTTGAACTCTGGGTTTACGTCGTTGGTCTCAATGGTCTTTGGTTATTAGTTCCAATCATTTTAACCATTCAATCTTTCATTgcaattaataaacaattctCAATTGTTGAATCAACTACTAAAGATGCTAAATTCATTTCAAGAAAACCAAAAACtgcttaa
- the rab32B gene encoding Rab GTPase, whose translation MNRGDIFAKEFDTDPDVSTDSNYNNNNNSNNNNSIISNSNNNNNNNNNNVDDTDIEKHLYKVLLIGDYAVGKSSIIKRYCTGIFSPNYKLTIGVDFSVKDIEWEKNKIVSLQLWDIAGHERFGTMTRVYYRYAIAAIIVFDLSRPSTFDAVTKWREDVNSKVVLANQEPIPVLLLANKSDLSTSYVDSEMLDRFCKENNFIGWFATSASNDTNINEAMHFLTKEILEVAKTNHPPKPEEDTLELTKTNGEKSDDSKSCCK comes from the exons atgaaTAGAGGTGATATATTTGCAAAAGAATTTGATACAGATCCAGATGTTTCAACAgattcaaattataataataataataatagtaataataataatagtataatttcaaatagtaataataataataataataataataataatgtggACGATACAGATATTGAAAAACATTTATATAAAGTActtttaattggtgattATGCAGTTGGTAAgtcatcaattattaaacGATATTGTACTGGTATTTTCTCaccaaattataaattaacaaTTGGTGTAGATTTCTCAGTTAAAGATATTGAATGggagaaaaataaaatagttaGTTTACAACTTTGGGATATTGCTGGTCATGAAAG atttGGAACTATGACTAGAGTGTATTATAGATATGCAATTGCAGCAATTAtagtttttgatttatcaagACCATCAACATTTGATGCAGTTACAAAATGGAGAGAGGATGTTAATAGCAAAGTAGTATTAGCAAATCAAGAACCAATaccagtattattattagcaaATAAAAGTGATTTATCAACATCCTATGTCGATAGTGAGATGTTGGATAGATTTTGTAAAGAGAATAATTTCATTGGTTGGTTTGCGACTTCTGCTTCAAATGATACAAACATTAATGAAGCAATGCACTTTTTAACAAAAGAGATTTTAGAAGTTGCTAAAACTAATCATCCACCAAAACCTGAAGAAGATACATTAGAACttacaaaaacaaatggTGAGAAATCTGATGATTCAAAATCAtgttgtaaataa
- the magoh gene encoding mago nashi protein: protein MSDVDTKIELATDSAMDITSPENDNNKTTATATSSSETQTTEDILKTETQKQKDDFYLRYYVGHKGKYGHEFLEFEFRSGNKLRYANNSHYKSENLIRKEVCVSDGVISEIKKVILDSGIMLEDDKNWPEPDVVGKQELEIVFKDEHISFSTTKIGSLMDVEKSDDPEGLKVMFYLIQDLKCLVFSLIGLHFKIKPI, encoded by the exons atgtcaGATGTTGATACAAAAATAGAATTGGCAACTGATTCAGCCATGGATATAACAAGCccagaaaatgataataataaaacaacagcaacagctacatcatcatcagaaaCTCAAACTACagaagatattttaaaaacagagactcaaaaacaaaaagatgaTTTTTATCTTAGATATTA tgttGGACATAAAGGTAAATATGGTCAtgaatttttagaatttgaatttagaTCAGGAAATAAATTAAGATATGCGAATAATTCTCATTATAAAagtgaaaatttaattagaaAAGAAGTTTGTGTTAGTGATGGTGTAATTTCAGAAATTAAAAAGGTGATTTTAGATTCAGGTATAATGTTGGAAGATGATAAGAATTGGCCAGAACCTGATGTTGTAGGTAAACAAGAACTTGAAATCGTATTTAAAGATGAACATATCTCTTTTTCT acaACTAAAATTGGTTCATTAATGGATGTTGAAAAAAGTGATGACCCAGAAGGTTTAAAAGttatgttttatttaattcaagatttaaaatgtttagtattttctttaattggaCTTCATTTTAAg attAAACCAATCTAA
- the gxcB gene encoding RhoGEF domain-containing protein (pleckstrin homology (PH) domain-containing protein~calponin homology (CH) domain-containing protein) has translation MFSNFFGSSKRNTIASSSSSSKKDKDNGKDESSKLKNSGSSTLPKPITNNESGNNFITSPSVSSPLISPLSSSPSPLLSSSSNSIQSTSHQQQQQHQGVITSLQMKPSCTSLTDDIEKKKQAKYDSSLEQTARKWVCDVLEIQLEDDKTFYELFKNGVLLCRLINKLRGGTIKRINESTISFKQLENIENYLKACKTLGLQSVNLFNSIDLHENKDISLVITNIVVLGKHASKIEGYNGIHLAGERKIIKITTTPVSPLFGGNHNNNNNNNNNNNTSNGDLSPVSITSASGGSSNYNSYSNNPLNKSSNGKKAKWRKSVKIPAVSSLNSDIRTKEAFKFSPELQKAAQDWIEEVTKEKFKLPSFSSSLKDGILLCRVINTIIPNTILYINNGNSSFKKMENIGNYLKGCLVVGLKKTDLFDTPDLFEEKNINFVISNIHVLGNHVNKMYSHLKLPLIKNIGNGGNGGNGGIGGGGGSDGSPLKMYSSIIHSKFGNGSSNTSSGNGGVIIPPEDMKDLKDWINHHLRAHHSLQIGSDMSNDLRNGVTLLTLLEELTLQKVGIFAREPVLPWHFMQNICLLLNFLRENSVHNVSDISPHDLFNGDIHSLCMITRLIRENFDTDHQMKSIPMDTRRQKVIEEIIATEQSYVKSLSTVYNLLIVPLLNSLDTNSPILSNDEISSIFGNWEHLLRSHINLLKEFKLKLNLPFNDLTIDDSNQNQNHNNIFGDSIFDSNITIGDVFLEKCEFLKDNYTNYINNYDNSYQRVKRLKKSNSNFEELVNTFEIFQDTHNGLDLYSYLIMPIQRIVRYILLLKEVIKYTPSTHPDYQMLQNAKENIKRVADHVNESKMAVENKRKILSIQDSIQNLQFNLMDKERTYIREGFLEIEDTFKKDSYFFLFSDLLLFVKYKPSEETGKEFKYKEVFYLDQVVDVSDILSDDEGEACVDGDDDGGEYEGGNGDATSGSADPEDQTLRRSCNSNNNNNSNSNKSNTVYSFEIETCEFSLVLLAESHTEKIEWMEDLRSCLQHQLIKEEDQLSSLSLSDNDDDNDADADVESSLNSISSPLLLLNNNNIINNNNNNNNNNNNNNNNNNNNNNCKNSNININSSIDNNSDNNNNDYDSKINSEENGDSSDEENKTSNRRSVSFKTHKRLESDETISDTESDDYELVCGRSKKSQPPPVPPRKITFSDTIKNIDNQ, from the exons atgttttcaaatttttttggtAGTTCAAAAAGAAATACCATTgctagtagtagtagtagtagcaaaaaagataaagataatgGTAAAGACGAATCATCTAAATTAAAGAATAGTGGTAGTTCAACATTACCAAAACCAATTACAAACAATGAgagtggtaataattttataacatCACCATCGGTTTCAAGTCCATTGatatcaccattatcatcatcaccatcaccattattatcatcaagtagtaatagtattcAATCAACATcacatcaacaacagcaacaacatcaaGGTGTTATAACATCATTACAAATGAAACCATCATGTACAAGTTTAACAGATGATATTGAAAAGAAGAAACAAGCTAAATATGATTCATCATTGGAACAAACCGCTAGAAAATGGGTTTGTGATGTATTGGAGATTCAATTGGAGGAtgataaaactttttatgagttatttaaaaatggtgtattattatgtagattaattaataaattaagagGTGGTACAATTAAGAGAATCAATGAAAGTACAATATCATTTAAACAATtggaaaatattgaaaattatttaaaagctTGTAAAACATTAGGCTTACAAAGTGTAAACCTATTCAATTCAATCGATTTacatgaaaataaagatatttcGTTAGTGATTACAAATATTGTAGTATTAGGTAAACATGCTTCTAAAATTGAAGGTTATAATGGTATACATTTAGCAGGTGAAagaaaaatcattaaaattacaacaactccagtttcaccattatttggtggtaatcataataataataataataataataataataataatacaagtaATGGTGATTTATCACCAGTTTCAATAACGAGTGcaagtggtggtagtagtaattataatagttatagtaataatccattaaataaatcatcaaatggAAAGAAAGCTAAATGGAGAAAATCAGTTAAAATACCAGCAGTATCATCATTGAATAGTGATATTAGAACTAAAGAAGCATTTAAATTCTCACCAGAACTTCAAAAAGCAGCACAAGATTGGATTGAAGAGGTGACAAAAGAAAAGTTTAAATTACCGTCATTTAGTTCCTCTTTAAAAGATGGTATTCTATTATGTAGAGTTATAAATACCATCATACCAAATACAATACTCTATATAAACAATGGTAATAGTAGTTTTAAAAAGATGGAAAATAttggaaattatttaaaaggttGTTTAGTGGTTGGGTTAAAGAAAACTGATTTATTCGATACACCTGATCTATTTGAAGAGAAGAATATAAATTTcgtaatttcaaatatacATGTTTTAGGAAACCATGTCAATAAGATGTATTCACATTTGAAACTACcattaataaagaatattGGCAATGGTGGCAATGGTGGCAATGGGGGTAtcggtggtggtggtggtagtgatgGCTCGCCATTGAAAATGTATAGTTCAATTATTCATAGTAAGTTTGGTaatggtagtagtaatactagtagtggtaatggtggtgtaATAATACCGCCAGAAGATAtgaaagatttaaaagattGGATCAATCATCATTTGAGAGCACATCATTCATTACAGATTGGATCTGATATGTCTAATGACTTGAGAAATGGTGTAACGTTATTGACATTGTTGGAAGAATTAACATTACAAAAAGTCGGAATTTTCGCAAGGGAGCCTGTACTACCATGGCATTTTATGCAAAATATTTgtttacttttaaatttccTTAGAGAGAATTCAGTTCACAATGTTTCAGATATCTCACCACATGATCTATTCAATGGTGATATTCATTCACTTTGTATGATCACAAGATTAATTAGAGAGAATTTCGATACTGATCatcaaatgaaatcaattCCAATGGATACTAGAAGACAAAAAGTCATTGAAGAAATCATTGCTACTGAACAAAGTTATGTTAAATCCCTCTCAACAGTTTATAACCTCTTAATTGTacctttattaaattctttagaTACAAACTCACCAATTCtttcaaatgatgaaatcTCTTCAATCTTTGGTAATTGGGAACATCTTTTAAGATctcatattaatttattaaaagaatttaaattaaaattaaatttaccttttaatgatttaacaattgatgattcaaatcaaaatcaaaatcataataatatttttggtGATAGTATTTTTGattcaaatattacaattggtgatgtatttttagaaaaa tgtgaatttttaaaagataattatacaaattatattaataattatgataatTCATATCAAAGAgttaaaagattaaaaaaaagtaatagtaattttgAAGAATTAGTAAAtacatttgaaatatttcaaGATACACACAATGGATTGGATTTATATAGTTATTTAATTATGCCAATTCAAAGAATTGTTAGATATATTCTTTTATTGAAAGAAGTTATTAAATATACACCTTCAACTCATCCAGATTATCAAATGCTTCAAAAtgcaaaagaaaatattaaaagagtTGCTGATCATGTTAATGAATCAAAAATGGCTgtagaaaataaaagaaaaatccTTTCAATTCAAGattcaattcaaaatttacaattt aatttaatGGATAAAGAAAGAACTTATATTAGAGAAGGTTTCTTAGAAATTGAAGATACATTCAAAAAAGATagttatttctttttatttagtgatttattattatttgtaaaatataAACCATCAGAAGAAACtggtaaagaatttaaatataaagaagTTTTCTATTTAGATCAAGTTGTTGATGTATCTGATATTTTAAGTGATGATGAAGGTGAAGCTTGCgtagatggtgatgatgatggtggtgaataTGAAGGTGGAAATGGTGATGCTACTAGTGGTAGTGCTGATCCAGAGGATCAAACATTAAGAAGATCatgtaatagtaataataataataatagtaatagtaataaaagtaatacaGTTTActcttttgaaattgaaacttGTGAATTTAGTTTAGTTCTATTAGCAGAAAGTCATACTGAAAAAATAGAATGGATGGAAGATCTTAGATCATGTCTTCaacatcaattaattaaagaagagGATCAATTATCATCTTTATCTTTGTccgataatgatgatgacaaTGATGCTGATGCTGATGTTGAAAGTAGTTTAAATAGTATAAGCagtccattattattattaaataataataatattattaataataataataataataataataataataataataataataataataataataataataataattgtaaaaatagtaatatcaatattaatagtagtatagataataatagcgataataataataatgattatgaTAGTAAAATTAACAGTGAAGAAAATGGAGATAGTAGtgatgaagaaaataaaacatcAAATAGACGTAGTGTTTCATTTAAAACTCATAAAAGATTAGAATCTGATGAAACAATCTCTGATACTGAATCTGATGACTATGAATTGGTTTGTGGTAGATCCAAGAAATCACAACCTCCTCCTGTCCCTCCAAGGAAAATTACATTTTCAGATACCATAAAAAATATCGATAATCAATAA